In Magnolia sinica isolate HGM2019 chromosome 12, MsV1, whole genome shotgun sequence, a single genomic region encodes these proteins:
- the LOC131221059 gene encoding metal tolerance protein 10-like — protein sequence MDLRTDLSDYRAALPSENPDGHTMFTSDDPSWRLNFDGFQLPERPKEPPFILRTLRRKGKVAQYYKKQEKLLEGFNEMETFTELGCLPGAPTEDDSKKLAKSETLAIRISNAANLILFAAKVYASLESRSLAVIASTLDSLLDLLSGFILWFTSHAMKKPNQYRYPVGKKRMQPVGITVFASVMATLGFQILLESVRELISVTHPSMDPGKEKWTMGIMVSVTIVKFALMIYCRQFKNEIVRAYALDHMFDVVTNSIGLATTVLAVRYYWWMDPAGAILIALYTMGTWAKTVVENVWSLIGRSAPPDFLTKVTYLIWNHHEQIKHIDTVKAYAFGSQYFVEVDIVLHGDMPLSEAHNIGETLQEKIEQLPEVERAFVHVDFESSHSPEHKQKA from the exons ATGGATCTACGGACAGATTTATCTGATTATAGAGCAGCGCTTCCCTCTGAAAACCCAGATGGACACACCATGTTCACGTCTGATGACCCATCATGGCGTCTCAATTTCGATGGTTTTCAGCTACCCGAGAGGCCTAAAGAACCTCCTTTCATTTTGAGAACTCTAA gaagaaaaggaaaggttgCACAGTATTACAAGAAGCAGGAGAAACTTCTAGAAGGATTCAACGAAATGGAAACCTTTACTGAGTTGGGTTGCTTGCCTGGAGCTCCTACTGAG GACGACTCGAAGAAGCTTGCAAAGAGCGAAACACTGGCGATTCGCATCTCTAACGCAGCTAACCTAATCCTTTTTGCTGCTAAAGTCTATGCTTCTTTGGAGAGCAGATCTTTGGCTGTAATCGCATCGACGCTGGACTCTCTATTGGATCTTTTATCAGGTTTTATTCTATGGTTTACTTCACATGCCATGAAAAAGCCGAACCAGTATCGGTATCCAGTTGGGAAGAAGCGAATGCAGCCAGTG GGCATCACTGTTTTTGCTTCAGTAATGGCAACTCTCGGATTCCAAATACTGCTCGAGTCTGTTCGAGAACTCATTTCAGTG ACTCACCCTTCAATGGATCCTGGGAAGGAAAAATGGACGATGGGGATCATGGTATCCGTCACAATAGTGAAGTTTGCGCTCATGATTTATTGTCGACAGTTCAAAAATGAGATCGTAAGAGCCTACGCTCTGGATCACATGTTCGACGTTGTCACCAATTCAATTGGTCTGGCCACGACGGTCCTTGCAGTCAGATACTATTGGTGGATGGATCCTGCTGGGGCCATACTG ATAGCTCTATACACAATGGGCACATGGGCCAAGACCGTCGTTGAAAACGTATGGTCACTGATCGGGAGATCAGCACCGCCGGATTTCTTGACCAAGGTGACATACCTCATTTGGAACCACCATGAACAGATCAAGCACATCGACACCGTTAAAGCGTATGCTTTCGGTTCGCAGTACTTCGTAGAGGTGGACATAGTCTTACATGGCGACATGCCCCTGAGCGAGGCGCATAACATCGGCGAGACCCTCCAAGAGAAGATCGAACAACTTCCCGAAGTCGAGCGGGCCTTTGTACATGTCGATTTCGAATCAAGTCACAGCCCAGAACACAAACAGAAGGCCTGA